Genomic DNA from Porites lutea chromosome 4, jaPorLute2.1, whole genome shotgun sequence:
aggAGTGATTCGACtcacttcgtcaacattaacataatgccaaaatatgaaTGGTACTTtctaaacaaagatgatgacgtctgcaAGCACGTAACttacaaaattacttttaaaattcatatcttcgctcattcctaaacattttttctctttaattaaTGTTGATTAGTCATCTGATGTACGAAATTCTGTATTCTTAAACCTTGCTATTGTACTAGATGGTTTGCATGCAATGGTTACCTTGGGGGgcgtactcccttatatagccaatacggggatgtgccgctggacaatGCATTGTCAGAGTACAGAatctagacacactagacacaaacgAGCCACTATTAAAAGGCATTTAATTTCCACAGATCGTAACATCCATCCTTACATCATTCAAATCTGAGGACACCAGGAAAGCTTTCCTTTTTAGATCTTATATATATCAGGTCGACACAATGCCGTCCTTGTCTGACGCGCAATCTTAaaagaagtaatagtggcttccatattttggccaacttaatcaGACGAGGTCtggaaaaattcaaaatataatttaatgCAAATGAACAAAAACGTCACCAGTGGCAAACCGTCCATCCACAAcagcacataaacacaaaatcaaggtaaaaggtaaaaaatgataccctatttgAGGTTCGAGATCCTCAGCGGTAATTACCTACCTAACCCATACATGTATATGGGattatccccccccccgccaccccGAAAACTTCACGTGTCACGTGGCAAGCAAAAATGGATTGGGACGACGAATGccaggttattcatgaattttcatgtctttcattctcgttggtcacgtgattaattaaggcaaaaaaatttataacggAAGATataagaaaataatctaagtttATAACAAAGTGAGGTGGAATTATGACAAATTTCGACAGCTTAGTtcattacaaattgcgacagcttttttattacaaagtgtgacCCAGTTTATTACCAGTCGCGACAAGTATTACaatgcgatggatttattataACAagttgcgacaggtattacaatgcgatggatttattacaaattgcgacaggtattacaaagtgcgatgattattacaaattgcgacagtacaacATCTCTATTCGTGGGACACTTGCCTTAGTCCCGAGGGTGTCTCCTGAATAGAAGACCAACCACTACAGAGAAAAACGCAATCCTCAGTCACAGTTCTTCTAGACGTTAGAAAACGTTGGAGATGTTGAACTTAGCTCAATTTCACATCAGCTTTCTCTTATTGTAATACTCTTTGTCTGTAGAATGTCCAGTGGTATCCAGACTCACTAAGAATGGTACCCTGTTAAGTTGACAGTAGCCTCTAGACCTTTGACCAATGCTTCTTTTTTCAACAGCAGCGGACTTGCACTCAGTCAAACGGGAACAGTATAACAAACATTCCATCACTGTGGAGGTATGTGATAATTAGGTCGTCTTGTTGCTGTTGTCTGGACGCCGtgacagtttcaaaatggccAAAGATGAATATGGAATCTTCTTGATCTATAAatttagaaacaacaaaaacgacCGTTTATAACGTTATTTTATCGGTCtaaaacaaactataaatactACTTCCCGACGGCTGCGGTTGCTACTACTAATACTACCAAGCAACTAAAAGACTAATAATATAATGTtgctgataatgatgatgatgatgatgataatataCTGCACTTGCACTCCAGCGAATTGTCTCTCCCCTGGTATCACTACTTTCGGACTTCTTTTAAACAAGCTTAGTTCCGGCTAGGTAGCTTTCTGCAAGTTACAGAACTCGCTTTGCTTTACAAATTGATTTCCTGTCAATTGTTTCATTTTAGACCCCATTAACtcaaaaaaaaatctctttggTACTTTTccattaaaaaggaaatttacaGCAAAAACGAGTGGATTAGGAAGTATTTTTGCAAAGTAAAGTGGCACCAAGCATCGGAAATTTGGTTCCAAAACGTTGCAGCCCAGTCTGAAAAAGCCTTTTGCCTTACAGTATTACCAGAGGCACCTTAAGGGATTAAGAAAAACTAGTAATCATGATAGGCTTAAGCTGCTAACGCCGAACTCACATGTGTTCAAAGTTCTGTTCTGGACAGCGATGATTTCCTGTTGACTGAGTGATTTGTTGTAAATCTGAAGACAGCAGATGCGACCTTTTAAGTACCTTGGGTCTGTGGTGCTGTCTTTAGCTCCCATCCGTACATTGTACTGGGTACTTTGTTCTTCGCTTCCAAATATTGCCTGAGCCACCTCAGATCCGTTTATCCAAAGCCTTACGATGCCAGACGAAAAATTATATGAGGTACCAACATAGTGCCAGTTTTTCGAAAGGTTATAGGGCGTAATAGCATATTCTAAACTTCCGAGAGCGCGTCTAGATGGCCGAGCATACAACCCTCCATTTACAATCCAGAAGTGAAATCCCCAGACATCTTCTCCGTAGTTTACTATCGGCCCATTTTCGTTTTCGCGGTTGATCCAGGCAAGAATTGTTATTGAGCATCTCGTGCCCAGGCCACCATTGTTGGGTATCTCGATGTAACTGGAAAAGCTACCAGGAAACCTCTACGAGCCTTGAGGATTTCCAAAGGGGCCTGGTGCAAAGCGTGCGCCGTTTGGTATTCCAGGTGGGTTTTTGTTGGGGCTGATGTCACGTGTCTCGTGTAGACCATTGAGTGGATACAAAGCAGCAGGAACTGGGAGTTCTTCTGctaggagaaataaaaaaaaaaacagtaattatagaaacttttagaATAACCTATCCCTCAATCTTATTCGAAAAAAATTCATCCATCACTAGAAGCACCTGACATGACTTGATGACAAATTCGATCTCAAGAAACGGCGAATTGTACATTTTACGAAAAGATAGCGGGGCCACAGGATCATcgtatcaaatgttaaaaacgGTCCCTGGcttaaaatttccaaaaaaatacaagcttTCGATTGCCTGAACTGATGTCTTCAACGGGCGAAatgatttgaaaatgaaaattctaAAATGTAGTGTGTTAAAAATACAGTtgaataaaatagaataaaaattattcaatatttcattgaaaatttttgttaaaacgAACACTTCATTGTTTCTGGACAAGGCAAGAATTATTGTCCGCATTAGGTGTTTACGTACTGTGCCAGGATTCCAAAAACGTtctaacaataataattgtcaATAATGGAGGCGTTGTCATAATCAATTTCGAGGTTGTGGGACTAAGCATGATCGGCGATCCTAGATCCTTTAACCGCTGTTTTTACATTGTTGAGATACGTGTTCTTTTTTCGTTGTAGTGAATGATCTGTCGATTTCTCCAATATAGCTTCAAGAGCAGTTGCTGCATGGAATTTTGTAGACAATGTCAGGTTGCAGATCCAAGAAGGGGTTGTGACTTTGGAGTCGAGGATTGGCGGCTAAAGGCTCCAGGATCGCCAATCATATGCCTAAGATAAGAGCTTCAGCCAGCCTCGTTTTCGTGCCGCATCAAAGAGACATCTAAGAAGTCGTcaataaaaaatttgaaaaaaatttccaaactaatattttaaaaagctagtTTCTGAGTGTAAACAGTTAAATGCTTTCTGTTGCAGTTAGTTGCAGGTTCACTTATTTTCTTCTATAAACTTGACTCAGTGGACTATTAAATGCGGGACTGGGAGTTAATCATACGGCAAATAATATTGAAGAAATACTTCTCAGAGCGAAAAATAGTGTGATCAGCCAATTAAGATGGCATGGAATATAAGTGAAGTCGCATTTTGGATTGACTAGGACTCAGCTCAGTCGCTCTCGTCATGATTTTATATGACACCATATCTCGTAATGACAGAAACCAATTTTTACAAAGCTTTCTTGTGAGGAGCTATAAACAGCTATCAAAAAAATGCTgtcaaaaaatgttaaaagaaaaaaaaaaaacaccagcaACAACATCAATAAAGTGCGAAAAAACCCCTTTTGGGAATGATCTTAAGCGTATAACCGAAATTTCTTTAAGAATCATGAATTTATTTTGGCAGGTGAAAGTTTTTGAGCCAATTGATATTTATGTTTGAGATGAGAAATATGCTCTTATCTTACTGGGTAACAGTCTCGGTTTTGCCGATCCTAGTGCTGTGAAAACAGATACATAACTTTCGCCATTATCTTCTTTTTACCTGTCTTGGTTTGAGAACACAATATCAGGGAGATGACAACCTGGAAAAGCCATAACGAACAATGTTAAAATGGAGTTATCTTTATACCTACTACAAACAATgttgtcattatttttttctcccttaCCTCCAACAGCCACattgaatatatgaaaatataTGAGTATCTCGGTTAAGTGAGTTTTGCTCAGAAATACCTTATTTTTAAACGTGACTCAGATTTGTCCGAAACGCTCGGGACTTGTCTACTCACCAGTTGAGAGTACTCAGTTAGGTTTTCATTTTAGGTGGGAGCCGACTGAATAAAATCcctcaacaaaacaaaacaaagtaaattatATTACTGCATTAGCAGttattactatttattttaGAATTGGCATTCGTCCTGATCAtatttaaaaaagcaagaaaacagGGGTTTGGCCTTCACGAATTACTCTCTTACCTCTTTTCAAAACACTGACATTCTGGAAAATAACATCAGGTGCTACTACATCCAGCTACTATTTCTGATAAAAGGACTCTGAAAAATTAGTAATCAACATGATCAATTTCAATCTAACACTTTCTAACCTTATGCAAATAGAAAGCACAACTAATGGTGCAATGACTGAAGTTTTTCTTAAGACCCTCAGCGGCCCGGAAACCTAATAACGACCCCATTAGAAAGAATCTATGCATCCGGTTAAGTCAGGTGGTGCAAAAACGCCCCATGGAGCGCGTAAAtggcactgggacaagacaaacaaagagctCACACAATGGAATATGAAATAACTATTACTAACTTTCTCAGAAAAAATGTAGTGGTTCTTTATTAAGCGGAAATTGTGAGATGCAAAGACCATGGAGGTCCctcaaaaatggtaaaaataatGATCCGTTTATCCTATCACAAGACAAAAGGTAGACACACACTGCATCACTTTCGTGAGTACCGAAATAAACAACTTCAAGGATCTGAGAAAAGACACACTTTATCCAAGCGACAATCTGCACAAAAGTTCTTATTGagtcctactggagacgggactgccattttacgtggtGTCTCGAGCCACGCGAAAGTCTAGCTCCAGGGAAGGAAGTCCCTTCATTGCTCATTCATTTTATAAACCTTTATAAAACCTTTATAaaccgtgcaaacggacgcaacattgttggccaacaactcccaacattgttggatgttacatgtcgcgtccgtttgcacaccctgttgcatgttgttggatgttgttgcgtgttgttgcacAAAGCTTGAAAGCTGTCAAACTTtccagccaacaactcccaacattttttttgttccgtgatcgccgaagcgtagcgcaacaatgttggatccgtttgcacaactcttccaacattgttggggccgcGCACGcgcattacgcatggtttacaaagacttatgggttgtatccttcccacgatgcactgcaggtcccaacattgttgggagttgttgcatccgtttgcaggCAGCCTGAATATTGGTCCAGTCTAATAGCAACTGGTTGCACACGAAGCACTTAGGTCTTAAGAATCCGTTTTAAACATGATCGAATTGGACTGTACAAGAGGGGATTATTTGAGGTGAGGAGAAAACCGGAGTACTAGGGAAAAAATTTCTAGGAGCAAGGAAGTGGACCAACAAGAAATACAACCCTCATACGAcattgataacaataataataacaatacacaTTAACGGGAGGTAACTACTACAGTCTCAGGCAAAATTTGGTGAGTTACCTGTGAtaaacaacattgggagggAGTGGAGACGtgtaagaaggaaaaaaaaacagcgttcAGTGCAAGTGTCCCTATCCCTCTCTCCACGACACAAAGTAACAACTGAATAGGATGTCAGTCATAGAAGATTGCTTGTCTTCAGTGGTATAATGTCTATAATGACATTTACTACCGGGACTCAGTGATAAAACAGTCTCTTGGgtagctttagcaacgacgatggCGACCGTAACCACAAGGTCAAATTCAAAGGTAGTGTGCGCTTGCGCGAACCAtcgtcattttggtgggaaaatgcAATGGCCATTGTCATTCTAcaacgagttttagcgagaatgtcctAGTGGCgaaaaaaagttatcaaatgttagaaatttCATCATTTAGCGATCGGGAGAGAGCTTAACCTCTGTCAACGGAAATAAGCGTGCTaactttttggtgaaaaaaagtaccaTGAAGCTTTCCGGGTGCCTGTTTTTAGAAAAATAGGCGAGAAAactcaaaataaaatgttgtcCTCGTCCACGAATCTAAAGCTCTTTGTCAACTCATTTTGTTCATTctcgccgaaaaaaaaaagtatataagCGATTTGTGGATTATTTTACCTACAAAATAACTTCGCCTTTTTGTAgtacatattgatattgcgtTGTTgcgtttataatttataattgtTGATgtcgccgcccggttagctcaatggGATAAGTGCCGGTGTGCTGAGCaggaggccgtaggttcaaaccgtGTTCGGatcaacactcagggtctttaaataactgaggagaaagtgctgcctttgcaaTAGCacctgcaaacggttagactttctagtcttctcggataaggacgataaaccgtaggccccgtctcagaAGCCCtcgcacatgtaataaatctgtgggacgttaaagaactcacacactcttcgtaaagagtagggcactgCCCGTTGTAGTGGTCTATCTTACTTTCTCACTCATGTCTGCGGGCATCATTACTAATTCcatcattacttgtaaactgtaCCTTAAAAAGTCTGGCAaggtcccccaaccagtgttgtaaattgtcCCTGAAAAGCCCCGAGGGGAGTGGATAGTAATATATTTACAATAACGATTACAATTTACAATGTCTAGCGCATATTTAGCCGTATTTAAATACACAACACGCAAAGGGCAGTTTatgtaaactgaaaaattaTGGTTATTCATATGGGGAAAGGTTGAAAAAGTCATCAACCTTCCTGGGTCTTTTCGCCAGAAGACACAAATAGTACAACTTACAGTAAACGTTACTGAGTATCAGAAATTGTgatgtatattattattattattattattattaaaaaaaaagtttccttcAATCACTGACGATCGTGATTTTAGCACCAACTCTCGCGTTTCCATGGCAACCGAGTTTTAACagccattttttcaaaattctaattatttttctaaaaagcGTTCTTTTTCTACATTTTCTTTTCCATGTGATTGTTTTCGACATCGATATTGGAGAGTATGTCTTCGGACAATATATAAAGCACTTAGCTGGGAAAGAGATAGTCCTCGAATCGCAGACAGTATGTCGTAAAACAGCTGTTGTTCTTGCAGTTGTCTATCGACAGTATACTGAAGTGTTACAGCGATGAGTGGTGTACCTATAAGTTGTGGGCGGTTAAGTTTTTCTTGACTCCTCTTTATGCAGAGGAAACTGAAAGTTACTTAGCCATGAAATTACAAAGCAAATCGTACCTTATCTGTCCAACCTGAAGTAAGAGGGATATAACAAAACCTTTGGAACAGTGAAAAGAACAACATCGTTCGGATTTCCTCGTTTTACATAATTTAACGCAAGAGAAAATGAGTTGTCCAAATATATAAAAACATAAGCTGTTAGTCACTTGGGTTCGAAGttctttcaaaaaacaaaatgtataAACAGGTACAAAAAGTTATAAGCAGGGCAACTCTCACTTAGTTATATAGCTTATTACCCCCTAGAAGTCCCTGTTACGCTTTCCCTTTGGATAGTCTGAGTGTCATGTCCCCTGACTGGGCAGCGACACTTAAACGTGTCTTTTATCGCTATTCGAATCTCGGCGACCCGCCAAAAGTAAACCAAGGGATTTAGCGACGAGTTTATAAACGTTATTGTCCCTGTAAACTGCAGCGCAATATATTTGTTCACACTGTTATCAGTTAGTTGTATAACAATGGCTGTGCAGATGTacggaaaataaaaaaggaataacAAGAAACAGACGTAAAAAGTGTTGATAGCCGATCTCGTCAATCGAGCAAAATGCATTTGCGATGAAACATGCCGCCGCGCATGAACTTGTGCTTGTGTGTTTATTTGGGCTTGATGTCGCTTGACAACACTGTAGATTCTAGAATACATCAGTACAACGACAAACAATGAAATGGCAAAGGACAATATTGCAGCAAGGTAGTATACTGTAGTGCTTTGTGTCCATACGAAGCCCAGTAAACTTGACATCAGCCAAGAGAGAGCGATAGTAACTATGACTTTCTTATTGGTGACTATGATTGGATATCGCATGTGCAGATGAAATACGAGGTACCTATCCACACTGATGATAGTGGCGGTTGAAAAAGAAGCGGAAGACAAAATCACAGAAAGAACATCGAAGGCATCTTTAAGCGCGCTCGGGCCACCTTTTTCGGTTCCCAGGTAAAAAACGCTCCAAACAACTTGTAGCGGTTGAGTCAGTGAACCGACGAAGAAATCCGTTAAGGCCAGTCCAAAGAGCAGAGTTAAAGATGGCGAATGTAGAGCTGGAGTCCTCCAGATCACGAACATTATGACGCTATTACCAAAAGCTGCTGTGAAAGAGAAACACGCATTGGTAACGCAGTTCACGATAGTATAAGATCTTAGTTTCACGATGTCGTCTTCACTTATAGACAGGTTGGGGTAACCATAACTCAGTTTGAAGTTCTCCATGTTAAATATATAACTCACAGAATAGTAAGAAGAGGAATTAATAATAATGCAAGCAATCGTTTTTAAGGCCAATATGTACCGCAGTTAAACGATTATGGAAATTCTCTTCACCTGTCAGCGTAAGAACAGTGTATGATTGATCAATTTATTTGATTAACATTTTTGCTTTCAGTTATGAGGAAAGATAACTatcaattgaaaaaaaaaactctttgctCAAAACACCTTTGCTTTAATAAGGTAGACTAGTTAAGAATTTTGGTGTAAGCTGGCATTGAAAACTCATAGATTACAAACGAAAAACTGATACTAATTCAAGACTATTCTTCAACGCCAAAGCACCATCCAGTTTTATTAAACTTAAGAACCTCGGGTAAACTGATGGCCTTAGATGGCCGCAAAGCAATCGAAAAGATCGTTTTATATCCCAGTAGCCGTGCCTAGCACCAAAGACGTTAAACAAAATGTTTACTATAACTTTAATAGCAACTTACAGTAGGTccgttcttttttcttttgaaatttagatTAAAATTTATAGTAAATTAAACATTGTGTATTTTATACCGACTAATATCGGTTATAACATATTATACTGATTTCTACATCTTAATTTAGGTATGTTGCAGGGCATAAAAACAAGAGAAAGCTAAGtgcgtttttacttcaaatAAGTATGGTTGAATGAAAAGTGACTCTTATGACGTTTATTCACAGAATAAATACTTGATATTAATATTGAAAAGCAGTCTATGTTTGCTTTTCTTATGGGAAAACGAAACATACATAATTAAAGAGACAGTTGCAGCTGCCAAAGGGACGTTCAGTTCACGAGACAAAAATAGTTAAGTTTTGACAGAAAAGTCGCTTATTTTTCCACAcacattttctgttttgttcatgATACATTTCCTTTGCTAATACAAGGGagagtttgtttttaaatgaatattATCATCTTTTATTTTGTATGAAGTTTCTTAGTACTCATGGCCTATGTTTGCTTTCACAGGGAGATTGTGTTGGAATTAATCATAACACATTAGTGGATATTATCAGGAAACCACTACTAAACGTCTCACGTTTATTATACTCTTACTATTTGTAGCTTAAAAGCTCGTTTTGGTTTCATTTTGAAGAAGTTGAGTAAACAGCCGGCTTAACGATTAACATTCTCAATTTACTGTAAATCATAAATCATATATTAGTTCTGGAAACAAAACTACCCCTCAAGGCGAATACGAACATTAAGTTTTAcattgtgaaaaaagaaaaaaaaaatgactgttCCCAAACATCATGGTGAACTACTATTTAAAATTGACTTTTGTACGGTAGagcatagttagtagaggagaatGGTTATGAAAGGCGGCAAACATCAATTATAAAAACAGCGATGCTCAAAGTTAATGTTGGTAGCTCCATGACGGTGCACAAACCTTTCTTTTCTGTCGGAAAATTGTGATGGAATAGATTAATGCCACGTTTTTATTTGTGAATACGATGAAAATGTTCAGAATGCTAATGAACGTTGTGCACCTTCAGCTCCGCAAAAACATATAActaaggagtctgacgggtttcataaccattgcACTCCATTAACTATGGGTAGAGCGATTCTTTATCTCGATACCAGTACCAATGGTAAATTTTTACCACCAAAAATACATTTgatatttcatgaatttaaagatAATTTCCAGTAGATGTAACCTCTCTGCGGACAGGGAGATCGTTTTTGTTTGCGATTCAAAGTATTAGTCagataaaaaaaaccttgtaGATAGTCTCCTGGAAGGCGTTGCAAGAGGTAGAgtagaaatggaaaaaagagAGCGGGAATATTGCCCCACTCACCCATCTCCTCTTTCTGCACCTGCCACGTTTAGTTTACTTAAATAAAGGAATATACAGTGATTATCAGGAGGGGGAACTGGTATGAGTACAATTTGGCAAAAGATTAACTTGAACCATCTTCCCCAGCGTATGAAGGCTCAAATAGCTCCCCTCCCTCCACGTTAACGCCGACAAATAAGCCAAGTCtttcaaagtttctttttttcttacttaaatGAAGCTTTATGGCAAAAATCAGTAAGAAATTATGAACTAAAAACTTAACTAATGTAAACTACAggttaaaagtttaaaatgtaaaatagaatataaaaatataagagaTAAAAAAACCTTGTTAATAGCCTCCTTTAAAGGCATCGCAGAGGttgagaagaaaaggaaaaggaagggagaactcccccctccccctaatCTCTCCTTTTAGCACCTGTCACTTTAGTAATGGGGTATGTAATAATTATCGAGGGATGGGGAGGGGGCTCTGGTATGAGTTCCTATTAGACAAAAGGTTAACCTTAAGCCGAGTCTTTTGAAGTGTCTACACTGGAGTTTTGTGATGCAAATATAGACTGACAAAAATTCAGTGAATCAAGAATTTtagaaagaaatgttttgctTGCGTTCCGAAGAGCCGCAGATGTGTGGCGAAAAGATCAAGTGTCACGTTCAAGTTACCGACCTACTACAGCCGGGGAATACTAACGGAAGCGAACGAAAACGACATTGAATCGAAGATTGCCGTATTTCAAGATCCTAAATTGTGAGAGGTTAATTGAACCCGATTCGTCGCGACTTTGATGGGTGAGAAGGAAGGAAATAAAATGTGCAAGAAACGCATAATTATTTCTAGTTATTACCTCACATTAAAAAGTATAAGAAGATTTAAAGAGAAGCCATCTGTCCGACGTAAAAAGCCGTCTATGATTTGGCTGGCCtaaaaagtgctgagcttaaacaagaagttgagcgaggttcaacttttacgcgtACGATCGGCGACCCTTCATgtattgcctctattttatttgcgaacgaaaattttacgcacgtacgcataTACAAATTACGCGACACTAGAAATCAACCCTAAAAGAGAAGACTTTGTGTGTGTGGTTACCCCTATTCGCTGAATGTGAGACCACAGTGAAGACGGAAAAATGACAATGCATGtgttaatattttcttttccccAGAATATCATATACCAACTACTTTTAAAATATCCGGCATTCAAATAAGTACATTAAAACAAGCGATCAAGGTATATTAAAAATGTTAATCATTTTATCCAAGAAACGTTAATTTTGTCCCCAAAATTGACACGTGCGAACCCGTGTAACAGTATGTACGTAGTTGGTGATCGTACTAGACCCCCTCTACCCCCTCTACCAATGTATGTACCTTGCACCTTTTGCGAGTTTGTATATTCTAGATGATCCCAGTTAGTAACATTTACACTGCAAAACATCGATCGAATCTGTCCTATGGTTCTATGAATAATAGGAGACGGTACAATGGACCATATACAGCGTACCTTCTTGAAATCCATGACGACAGATTTTCTTTGTAAACTAGTTGCTGATCTTATGGAACAAGAAGAAATTTTTGGATATCCTTCACTGCCACACATCTATTATGAAAAATCACTTGACACCAGTTTAGCTTCCAATCAGTTGTCGTCAATGCGCCTGTGTTATAATCAGGGATGATTTCAAGCTCTGAATTAATAAATATATAGCAAACTAAGAAAGACGACAAGAAATGCAaacttaaaaatatattttgctttAGTTGATGAACTTCCGCAGAAACGCGAGCAATGATAAGCGATAGCTCCATATTTTATCTAGGAAACTGCTGATCAGGAACGTCGCAACCAAGGAACTTGCACAAAGGTTTCCAGCCTTGCTTCAAGTTGTAAATCCTTTCGGATGACCGCTTGCACTCGCTCGTTGTGTTGGTGATATCGCTTTTTGGTGACAACAATGGATTTTGAATTCATAGCGCCAAATGAAGCAAATATCTAGGGAAACAAAAAGGACACTCGACAATCGTGTGCATTTTTGAGAAGACGAGGCAAT
This window encodes:
- the LOC140935183 gene encoding histamine H2 receptor-like, with the translated sequence MENFKLSYGYPNLSISEDDIVKLRSYTIVNCVTNACFSFTAAFGNSVIMFVIWRTPALHSPSLTLLFGLALTDFFVGSLTQPLQVVWSVFYLGTEKGGPSALKDAFDVLSVILSSASFSTATIISVDRYLVFHLHMRYPIIVTNKKVIVTIALSWLMSSLLGFVWTQSTTVYYLAAILSFAISLFVVVLMYSRIYSVVKRHQAQINTQAQVHARRHVSSQMHFARLTRSAINTFYVCFLLFLFYFPYICTAIVIQLTDNSVNKYIALQFTGTITFINSSLNPLVYFWRVAEIRIAIKDTFKCRCPVRGHDTQTIQRESVTGTSRG